AAAGGGAAGGAACACTGTTTTTGCTGGGGGAACCATCGTTCGATAAGGAGTTAGTCATCTCTGGCACAATTGGTGTAGATGATGACAACTTCAATGCAAGTATATCATCCTTACTTTTGTGAGTACAGTGCGAAGTACAAGAAGTTTTACAACAGCTCCTTCTTTCAACTATATTCGAGTCACCATTTTTGTCCACTGAActcaaaaaatatgttttatttaatGACATGGGGTATTCTCGTGTTAGGCTGTTCAATGATAGAGTATTTGGAGGTCCATCTTTACGAGAAAGAGAAATAGTATTCATTCCCGAATCATTTGTATTTTCTGTATACTTGTCACTAAAATCATTGGATCGGGTATGAAATTGGCTTTTCTGTTTGCTTCCAGCACGAGCATTTTCTCTTTCTTCAGATTTTACGAGGGCCTTAATTATGGAATGAACCTGCTTGCTATTTCTCACATGGTTTATAATTCCAGGGTTCAATTCATTGAGGAGCCCACTTGGCGCAGCGATCTTTGTAAACTTGTCAATCTGTTCTCTCTTTGCCTGCTCCATCTTCTTTTTATACTCATCATTTTTACTTTTCCTCCCACGCTGCTTTGGCACCGGTATGCCACCATGAGAAGATGAGAGAAATCCATTTTGCTTCATCTCTTTCCAAACTCGCAGTGGATCATTATCCTCAAATGACCCAGTAGAACTCCCACACTCAGAAACATCACTTGATTTCAAATGATCATGATTTTTGTATGGATTGAACTGGCCCTGATTTACCAAACTCGAAACATCTTCTGCGTTGAGATCCAAGCCAGTGCCCCTTGATGCTGCAATACCAACATCACAATCCATTGTGTGCTCTCTAACTGAAGATAATCTGTTGCCATCCGTCAAAATGGGCAGGGGGTCAACACACGCCGAATTTCTAGTGGTGCAAATTTTCGAATTGAAATCAGAAGATCCAGGAACACGGTCAACCAGGCGGTGTAATGTGAGCCTTGCCGTCGTTTCTGCTTGAACAGCATTTGAATTTGTAGTGACAGGCCCTTCTATAACTTGGGACCTTTCAATTTCACAAGAATGAGACTGTTCAATAGCTTCTTTGTctttcataaaatttggtttATGCGTATCAATTCCTGTGGCGTATAATCGCAAGAATgagcaaataaataataaatttacaagaacTACGAATAGACTTCAAAATCCACGCAAATGTACGGCCCAAAAATGATGGTTTCCCCTGTAGTTTTGGTACCATCGAATGCCTCGCACATTGCACAAGTGGACGGTACCAAACACCGGCTCTATTGGTTAAGGAAAGGGATAACAATTGAACTTCCAAGTTCAAAActgaaaaacatatctatatCTACCCAAACACAATGATCGGAAATGGTTGAACAATGTCTACATAACAGCGAGGAGTTGAAACAAGTAAAGATCTAAAAGAACATCACCAACCTTCGGCATGCAGCACGGATTCAAGGGCTCGCATTTTGACCCGCTTGCGATCGATTTCGCGTTTTAGCCCAAATTCTAAGCCACCCCGTTTCTCCTTCTCCCCCGTCACCTAACATAATTCatcgaagaaaagaaaaataaaggaacGACGagcaaaagaacaaaaaataactCAAGAACACACTATAGAAAAACAGGGTATGTATGTAGCCAAACCCTCGAATCCGGTCTGGTGCTCGGAAACGACCGATCCGACGCAGTCCCATGCGCGCATTCATCCTCCTCCACCATTTCCTCTTTCCAAAGTCCAAACCCAACCCAGCCCTTATTCAAAAAGCAAATGACTTTTCAGCTTGGGGCCGTCCTAGGGAAAAACCCAGATGAAGAAAGTGGTTGATTCTAGATTGCAGGGAAATTAGATGCGATCtctgaggaggaggaggaggaggaggaggagttaGGGTTTTTGAATGCGGAAGAAAAAGTGGTAGAAATTTTGAAATGGGGAGGAGCGGGGCGTCACTGGGAAAGCGTTTTCCTGCTGAGAAAGAATCGAATCCATCAATTCATCCATCCGCATCCGCACGCACGtcaacattaattttttttttttatatatatatttataaatttagtGACTTTCTTCCATTAAACAACGTTGTTCGgtttttttcaaattcaaataaggCAGTGGCAAGC
This region of Malania oleifera isolate guangnan ecotype guangnan chromosome 10, ASM2987363v1, whole genome shotgun sequence genomic DNA includes:
- the LOC131165506 gene encoding uncharacterized protein LOC131165506 isoform X1, encoding MVEEDECAHGTASDRSFPSTRPDSRVTGEKEKRGGLEFGLKREIDRKRVKMRALESVLHAEGIDTHKPNFMKDKEAIEQSHSCEIERSQVIEGPVTTNSNAVQAETTARLTLHRLVDRVPGSSDFNSKICTTRNSACVDPLPILTDGNRLSSVREHTMDCDVGIAASRGTGLDLNAEDVSSLVNQGQFNPYKNHDHLKSSDVSECGSSTGSFEDNDPLRVWKEMKQNGFLSSSHGGIPVPKQRGRKSKNDEYKKKMEQAKREQIDKFTKIAAPSGLLNELNPGIINHVRNSKQVHSIIKALVKSEERENARAGSKQKSQFHTRSNDFSDKYTENTNDSGMNTISLSRKDGPPNTLSLNSLTREYPMSLNKTYFLSSVDKNGDSNIVERRSCCKTSCTSHCTHKSKDDILALKLSSSTPIVPEMTNSLSNDGSPSKNSVPSLSVKAATVASQWLELLHLDIKGRLGALRRSKKRVRAVIHTELPFLLSKEFSANQENDPSVMKISATECSFKSAADMHRARWTALFDQMDKALSEEEKQLEDWLNQVKEMQVHCEWGLQNIPWNALCDLRQLGTSEKCSSFLASRSEKGDDSERDLAVRAAAASIYSTCSFLQTMENVPCF
- the LOC131165506 gene encoding uncharacterized protein LOC131165506 isoform X2, yielding MVEEDECAHGTASDRSFPSTRPDSRVTGEKEKRGGLEFGLKREIDRKRVKMRALESVLHAEGIDTHKPNFMKDKEAIEQSHSCEIERSQVIEGPVTTNSNAVQAETTARLTLHRLVDRVPGSSDFNSKICTTRNSACVDPLPILTDGNRLSSVREHTMDCDVGIAASRGTGLDLNAEDVSSLVNQGQFNPYKNHDHLKSSDVSECGSSTGSFEDNDPLRVWKEMKQNGFLSSSHGGIPVPKQRGRKSKNDEYKKKMEQAKREQIDKFTKIAAPSGLLNELNPGIINHVRNSKQVHSIIKALVKSEERENARAGSKQKSQFHTRSNDFSDKYTENTNDSGMNTISLSRKDGPPNTLSLNSLTREYPMSLNKTYFLSSVDKNGDSNIVERRSCCKTSCTSHCTHKSKDDILALKLSSSTPIVPEMTNSLSNDGSPSKNSVPSLSVKAATVASQWLELLHLDIKGRLGALRRSKKRVRAVIHTELPFLLSKEFSANQENDPSVMKISATECSFKSAADMHRARWTALFDQMDKALSEEEKQLEDWLNQVKEMQVHCEWGLQNIPWNALCDLRQLGTSEKCSRSEKGDDSERDLAVRAAAASIYSTCSFLQTMENVPCF